One part of the Vicia villosa cultivar HV-30 ecotype Madison, WI linkage group LG6, Vvil1.0, whole genome shotgun sequence genome encodes these proteins:
- the LOC131614808 gene encoding protein FAR1-RELATED SEQUENCE 5-like — translation MSDAQSYKLDKDLVGHDILGRLKDDERKFVNDMTEYNMTPRYVVSALKDKDPKNLTSITQIYRARATYRLGKRGAMTEMQMLLSLIHQEKYMCWSRNKENSYIVADIFWTHPDSVKLLNMFPQVLIFDCTYKINRYRLPLLEIVGVTSTKLTFSVAFAYLEHEREKNFTWALQKLKELFYSEKLLSNVLGGVGILEIEEHVDDKSW, via the exons ATGTCGGATGCACAATCATATAAACTAGATAAAGATTTGGTAGGTCATGACATCTTGGGCCGTCTAAAAGATGATGAAAGAAAGTTTGTGAATGACATGACGGAGTACAATATGACACCAAGGTACGTCGTGTCTGCTTTGAAAGACAAAGACCCAAAAAATCTCACGAGTATTACCCAGATATACCGAGCTAGAGCAACATACAGACTGGGCAAGAGAGGTGCAATGACAGAAATGCAAATGTTATTAAGCCTTATTCACCAAGAAAAATACATGTGTTGGTCTAGAAATAAGGAGAATTCATATATTGTGGCTGATATCTTCTGGACACACCCTGATTCTGtgaagttgttgaatatgtttcctcAAGTGTTGATTTTTGATTGCACGTACAAAATAAATAG GTACCGGCTACCACTGCTTGAGATTGTTGGTGTTACATCAACAAAATTGACGTTTTCAGTTGCTTTTGCATATTTGGAACATGAAAGGGAGAAGAACTTCACATGGGCACTACAGAAGCTTAAAGAATTGTTCTATTCTGAGAAGTTGCTTTCGAATGTTTTG GGTGGAGTCGGCATATTGGAGATTGAAGAACATGTTGACGATAAGTCGTGGTGA